The stretch of DNA GTCGACTTGCCTCCACCTTTGTCTTTGGCCGGCCGCAAGGGCAATGCCATGCAAGCCTAGAAGGGGGACCACGGTCAGCACACCACCTCGGCGGATCCTTCACCGATAAGCCTCGAATTCCACCAAGCCACTGACACCCGCCAAGCAGGGCACAATCTGGCGAAGAAGGAACCGTATCTCCTTCCCTGCCAGCTTCCCCACAGATGGCGTCCAAttgccgctggcgtcgtTTGAGGTGTTGAGCCCACAGTCGTTCTCGTCGTGACTGGGGGGGACCACAACTCGCTTGTTTTCCGTCTCCGCCCCCCTGGTCAGTCACGTTGGACCTATGAGGCGTCGTGGTGAGGCAATCAGGCTCCCCCCAAGTGTGTGCTGTTTGGCCGGACTGCAGCCTGCAACGAAACAGCCACAGAGAAGTGATTGATTGATGTTGCGGCGCGGCCTTGGCCCGTGCTATGCGGCGTCCCCGATCCCCGCCCTCTCTATCGCGCCCCTGGCGCGATGGCCCagaaggaaaagaagaagggcaaggccTGGGATGGCGGCCCCCACGGGGCGTTCTTCCTAGTGTGCCACACACTGGGTCGCCTTTTTCGTCCCAAAggaggctggctgcccgggcAAGCACCGCAAAGGGCTGCCACCCCCCAGCTCGTTGAGCGAGCATGAACGGGGAGGGCCAACTCCTGCTGGCAAGGCAGAAGTATATAGCATCGACGATCCGCTCGTGAAACCATCCGGGCGAGAGAGAACTTGACCATCTCCAGCCAGCGCTCAACAGACTCTCCTGTCAGTGCCACCGTCTCAGCCAAATTCGGCGGTTGAATAATCACTGGTCTGAGAGCCCATCAGCCGCGCCAGTCATTACGTCGGCTTCGTCTCCTCTGTGGtcgcttcgccgccgactgAAAAGGAGCGCCCTGTACGCGACGTGCTCTCTTCTGCAACCGGGATCCAACGCTGCCGTTGACTCGCGGGAAACACAAAGGGggccgagagagagagtctTGTTGAGACACTTGTACGAAGCAGGCTCGAGAGCTCCCTGTtgcaacaacaccaacaacaaagATGGATTCGGAGGGCAtccacgcccgccacgtGCCCCGGGGGTCCGACCCTGAGAAGGGCGGCTCCGTGAGCGGCAAGGACGCCTACGAGCATGTCGACATCCGCGGCATGGAGACGTCGCCCGAGACGTCGCTGCACCGCGGCCTCAAGGCGCGCCACATCACCATGATTGCCATTGGCGGCGCTCTCGGCACGGGTctcatcatcggcaccggcaaggCACTCGCGCAGGCTGGCCCCGGCTCGCTCTTCATCTCGTATACCTTTGTTGGTATGCTCGTCTTCATGATCAtggctggcctcggcgagatGGCCGCCTGGCTGCCCATGTCCTCTGGCTTCACCGGTTATGCCACGCGCTACTGCCACCCGTCCCTCGGTTTTGCTCTTGGCTGGACGTAAGTTTTTTTTCCCCTCTCGCCTTGTCGGATGCTGCGGCAGCTCGAAACGCAGAGATGAAGAGCAAAGAAGACTAACGAAGAACCTCCCAGTTACTGGCTCAAGTACATCATCGTCACGCCCAACCAGCttaccgccgcctcgctcgtcctCCAGTACTGGGTCCCGCGCGAAAAGGTCAACCCGGGCGTGTGGGTGGCCATCCTGCTTGTCGTCATCTTCTGCATCAACtacctcggcggcatcaagtTCTTTGGCGAGTTTGAATTCTGGCTCTCGTCGTTCAAGGTGattgtcgtcgttggcatcatcctcttctccctcatcatcgccgccgggggcggccCCAACCACGACGCCCCGGGATTCCGCTACTGGAGCGACCCCGGCGCCTTTGCTCCTCTCTACGGCACGGGCTCGTTGGCCAAGTTTGTCGGCTTCTGGTCCGTCATGGTCAATGCCACATTCGCCTACCTCGGTACCGAGCTGGTCGgtgtcacggccgccgaggcgcagaacccgcgccgcagcatcCCCAAGGCCATCAAGCTCACCTTCTTCCGCATCCTCTTCTTCTACTGCCTCAgcgtcctgctcgtcggcatgATCGTCCCCTACAACTCCAAGGAGCTCGCCTTTGCCAACAAGAAGGACGCCTCGGCCAACGCCAGCCCCtttgtcgtcgctgccgtcctcgcgggcATCAAGGTGCTGCCGCACATCATCAACGCCTGTATCCTCATCTtcgtcttctccgccgccaacTCGGACCTGTACATTGCCAGCCGTACGCTCTACGGCCTGGCCAGTGACCGCTCCGCTCCCGCCATCTTCCGTCGCACGGACCGTCGCGGCGTGCCGTACCCGGCGCTCTTCGTCTGCACGGGCttcgcctgcctggccttCATGGTTGTGTCGGACGACTCCAAGAAGATCTTCTCCTACTTTGTCAACCTGACCACCATCTTCGGCATCCTGTCGTGGATCTCGCTGCTCGTCACCTACATCCACTTCCTCAAGGCGCGCCGGGCGCAAAACATCCCCAACAGCGCCATGCCGTACGTGGCGCCGCAGGGCCTCATCGGCACTTACATCgccctcttcttctgctgCCTCATCGCCCTGACCAAGAACTTCAACGTCTTCGTGCACCATGACGGCCTGACCTTTGACTACAAGGAGTTCATCACGGGCTACCTCGGCATCCCCATCTacctcatcctcatcttTGGCCACATGCTCGCCACCAAGagccgcgccgtcaaggcccaCGAGGCCGACTTCTACACGGGCAAGGAAATCATCGACAACGAGGAGGCCAGCTTCCTGGAGCACAAGGCGGAGAAGGACGCGAACGCTACGGGCTGGGCCAAGTTTTACAACCGGTACGTTTCGTGGCTGTTCTAGAGGAGAGAAGTCGGGGGATTGGATGTGCGTGCGGTGCGGAATTTCGCCGCCCGCATTACGGTACCTATGATGGAGTTATGAAGTACATATGTCAAATGAATAAGACACCACCTGGAACTACTCGCGCGTCCCTAGCGAATCATTCATTACTCGTACGCGGCGCGGATGCCCTTGTCGCATTAAGAAAGAAAGCCAAAAAACTCTAGATACGACTGGCGTGGTCGCGATTCGCGACCCCTCTGCCAAGAGTGCGCTTTCTCCACGGCTCACCCACCGCGGTGATACGTATCGCCAAACACTCCCTACTCCATGGTATTACGCGACAGCATTCATAACACTTCCCCAAGGCATCAACCTTTGCAGCATGAACAGTAGATTGAGATGCAGTCTCTCTCGCATAGCGcgaacgcacgcacgcacatacatacatacatacatacatacatgccctgccctgccctgccctgcctttGTCTTCATTCGTGCTCTTTCATGCCCGCCCTAGCGCCTtccgagagagagagagagagagagaggggccCCGGCTGCCCGCGGCCCAACCCAAGTcctactaacgttagttagTATTCGTACATACGTGCCActgcgccgcccccgcccctctcGTCCTCCTATATCCTGCTGCTGAGCCGAGGTGGAGATCAGAGCGATTTGCCGCCCATGCTTATCTTGACAATCGAGCGGGCACTACCTTGCCTACTGTAGTACTAACAGAAAGCGGCCGCGAGAAGGCAGACGACAAcacctggcgccgccgccccgctAATAAATAACACGCCTTCGTGACTCCGCAAATAGTGGATCGCGGCGGGTGCGAGCAGAGTCGCAAGAGGGGAAAAGAGGAGTgtgagaaaaaaaaaattggACGAAACTGGCGATAAGGCACGAGACGTGGATATTCCCTAGAAACAGAGACAtgggacagcagcagcagcagcagcagaaatCTGCTACGTACACTGCGGAGAAGCAATCAAACGAATAGCAAGGTCGCTTTGCGAGATAATCTTTTTGCTTGTCGTCACAATTAGTCTAGCTTGTCTAATCGTCTATGCGTGAAAAACACCCCCGCTTCTTCGCAGCGTCGCGGAGCAAGGcagatgatgctgctgctgctgctgctcttgctgGCCGTCGGGGTATCTAATGCGTCTCCCGTATCCCCCGCTGCCGAAAAAAAACAGCACCGCCCGTTTGTTTTTGTATGCCCCAAGCGCCTCGCCTATGCAAATGCTCGAATATAAGAAAAAAGTTGCCCAAAATATGAGGAATTCAGCGCTTCTTTCAACGCCAAACACAAGTTTGAAAGAAAAATCCCCGCCTGTTGTACACGGTGTGGAGATGAATGTACTGCGTGCAATGATGCTCTCGTCGTGTACCTCGTTCCAGCAGGCATGAAAGCGAGCCTGTGTcggtggttggtggtggtggtggtggcggtgggtGGAGCCTCGGATAAGGAGGGAAGTGTGCGATTACAGCGCAGCGGCCATGCGCTgcctctccttctcctcggcaAAGACCTGGCGGCTCatctcgaggacgcgctcgaAGCCCTCGCGGCCCTTGATGGCGTTCTCGCGGAAGCGGTTGACGAGGGAGTCCTCGATGCTGTTCTTGATGCGctgccagccgccgcacagGGCCGTGATGCGCGCGCTCTGGGCGAACTGCGTCTGGTGCTCGCCGAGCGGCCGGTAGACCACCTCCTCCTGGACGTTGACGAGGTTGCTCCACGTCAGGTTCTGGCTGACCATGGTGacggtgcgcgcggcggggtCGACGTACGACGCCTCGTAGACGTGGCTGACCTCCATGGTCGTGCCCATGATGGTCTTGAGCCACTCGGGCGCCGACTGCTTGCATGTGATGAGGCGCTCCGTCCGCAGGATGCCCGTCGAGGGGTCGACGCTGCGGGAGAgggtgtcgacggcgatgacgtgCTCCGACTTGTTGTTCCAGGGGCCATACTTGCGCCAGTTGGCCGTCGAGACCTCCTCCCACGAGTAGTTGTAGGTGACGCTGTTGGAAAAGACCTTCATCTTGGGCGACGAGTGTGGTCcaggtgtgtgtgtgtgtgtgtgttgaGTGTATGtatatgtgtgtgtttgGTTTTATTGCTCGTTCGAAATCTCGGGCCGAGCTGGCGTGTGACTCTTGCGCAAACGCGTTTCGTGATTGTGCCGGTTCAAAGAGGGGTCGGTTCAATCTACTGCGACATCGACGTGTCGAAAAGAGTCAAAGATCTATAAAACACACAGCTCGCTCGGAACAAAGACAAAAAATGTCGCTGAGTGTATCAAGCCgatggtcgacgacggggagTCTGGAGAGAGATGTGGAACCAGGGATAGCAAGctccgcgcggcggcgattgtGGACGTGAGGTTTTTAAAAGGAGGGCACACCAGGGCGCTGCCATGTGAGAGGCTCGGGGTGCCTTCGGAGCGCGTGTGGTTTTTTTTTCGGAGTGGCAAGGCCTGACGCCATGCCGCATCGGGTCAAGCGGTTACCCAATGCGGTTACCGTCGTGCCTCCTGGCGAGAAAGCACCGGGAGCAGGATGAAAATTTTGACGGCCGTGATTGGCTCACGCGCATGTGACCAATGGGCGTCGCCGTAACCGGCCCCGGAGCCGTTCGGGGGTCGGGAAGGGTAAAACGGGGTTtgcgggcggtggcgacaAGCTTCTTGGACCTGTAACGTGCCTGTATT from Purpureocillium takamizusanense chromosome 6, complete sequence encodes:
- the DIP5 gene encoding amino acid transporter (TransMembrane:12 (i54-72o84-109i121-140o166-187i199-217o247-267i288-308o328-356i388-408o414-441i453-477o497-517i)~COG:E~EggNog:ENOG503NUN0), translating into MDSEGIHARHVPRGSDPEKGGSVSGKDAYEHVDIRGMETSPETSLHRGLKARHITMIAIGGALGTGLIIGTGKALAQAGPGSLFISYTFVGMLVFMIMAGLGEMAAWLPMSSGFTGYATRYCHPSLGFALGWTYWLKYIIVTPNQLTAASLVLQYWVPREKVNPGVWVAILLVVIFCINYLGGIKFFGEFEFWLSSFKVIVVVGIILFSLIIAAGGGPNHDAPGFRYWSDPGAFAPLYGTGSLAKFVGFWSVMVNATFAYLGTELVGVTAAEAQNPRRSIPKAIKLTFFRILFFYCLSVLLVGMIVPYNSKELAFANKKDASANASPFVVAAVLAGIKVLPHIINACILIFVFSAANSDLYIASRTLYGLASDRSAPAIFRRTDRRGVPYPALFVCTGFACLAFMVVSDDSKKIFSYFVNLTTIFGILSWISLLVTYIHFLKARRAQNIPNSAMPYVAPQGLIGTYIALFFCCLIALTKNFNVFVHHDGLTFDYKEFITGYLGIPIYLILIFGHMLATKSRAVKAHEADFYTGKEIIDNEEASFLEHKAEKDANATGWAKFYNRYVSWLF
- the UPS2 gene encoding Phospholipid metabolism protein (COG:U~EggNog:ENOG503P1RF~BUSCO:EOG092641K1), with translation MKVFSNSVTYNYSWEEVSTANWRKYGPWNNKSEHVIAVDTLSRSVDPSTGILRTERLITCKQSAPEWLKTIMGTTMEVSHVYEASYVDPAARTVTMVSQNLTWSNLVNVQEEVVYRPLGEHQTQFAQSARITALCGGWQRIKNSIEDSLVNRFRENAIKGREGFERVLEMSRQVFAEEKERQRMAAAL